Proteins from one Erpetoichthys calabaricus chromosome 11, fErpCal1.3, whole genome shotgun sequence genomic window:
- the nme3 gene encoding nucleoside diphosphate kinase 3, with protein MICLFMTIFANIFQTAWTGVNERTFVAVKPDGVQRRLVGLILNRFEQKGFKLVGLKLMQASEGLLKDHYIELREKPFYEHLIRYMSSGPVVAMVWQGFNVVKMARKMLGETNPADSLPGTIRGDFCVDVSRNVVHGSDSIQSARREILLWFRQDELICWDESAEPWIYE; from the exons ATGATTTGTCTCTTTATGACCATCTTTGCAAATATTTTCCAGACAG CATGGACAGGTGTCAACGAGCGCACTTTTGTTGCCGTAAAGCCCGATGGCGTGCAGCGCCGCTTAGTGGGACTGATCCTCAACCGATTTGAGCAGAAAGGTTTCAAGCTGGTGGGGCTAAAGCTGATGCAG GCATCAGAAGGCCTCCTGAAAGACCACTACATCGAACTAAGAGAGAAGCCCTTCTATGAACATCTGATTCGCTACATGAGCTCCGGGCCTGTGGTCGCAATG GTCTGGCAAGGCTTCAATGTGGTGAAGATGGCCCGGAAGATGTTAGGTGAAACAAACCCGGCTGATTCACTTCCAGGCACAATCAGAGGAGATTTTTGCGTGGATGTCAGCAG GAATGTTGTCCATGGCAGCGACTCCATCCAGAGTGCCCGGCGTGAAATCCTCCTTTGGTTCAGGCAGGATGAGCTGATTTGCTGGGACGAGTCGGCAGAGCCCTGGATCTACGAGTGA